DNA sequence from the Pedobacter schmidteae genome:
GCGATACCCAATTTATCAACATCAGCCTGAGTTTTAGGCTCAATTGCCAAACCGATAACCGGATCAGGGAAGTTCATTGACTCAAGGATAATTGGATTTTTCTCATCACAAAGTGTATCACCTGTTTTGATATCTTTAAATCCTACTACCGCAGCAATATCACCAGCACCCACATTAGGGATAGGGTTTTGCTTGTTAGCATGCATCTGGAAAATACGTGAAATACGTTCTTTATTTTCAGAACGTGCATTGTATACGTAAGAACCAGCTTCAAGGTTACCTGAGTAAACGCGGATAAAGCATAAACGACCTACAAATGGGTCTGTTGCAATCTTGAAAGCAAGTGCTGAGAAAGGTTCGTTTACATCTGGTTTACGAACAACTTCTGCACCTGTATCAGGATTTGTACCAGTGATACCATCCACATCCATTGGCGAAGGCAATAATTCCATAACCAAATCCAACATGGTTTGAACACCTTTGTTTTTGAAAGATGAACCACAAACCATAGGAACGATTTTAGCATCTAAAGTTGCTTTACGCAATGCATCAAGAATTTCGCGCTCAGTGATTGAGTTTGGATCATCAAAGAATTTCTCCATCAATGACTCATCATAATCAGCTACTGCTTCTAATAAATTCTCTCTCCATTGAGCAACCTCATCCAGCATATCGTCAGGAATAGGAACTTCAGTAAAGGTCATACCTTTATCATGCTCATTCCAAACAATACCACGGTTGTTGATCAAATCAACCACACCTTTAAAGCTGTCTTCAGCTCCAATTGGTAATTGCAAAGGAACAGCGTGACTGCCCAACATGTCTTTTACCTGCTTAACAACTTTTAAGAAATCAGCTCCAGAACGGTCCATCTTGTTAACGAAACCAATACGTGGAACAGCATAGTTGTTTGCTAAACGCCAGTTGGTTTCAGATTGAGGCTCAACACCATCAACAGCTGAAAACAAAAACACCAATCCATCCAAAACACGTAATGAACGGTTTACCTCTACGGTAAAATCCACGTGTCCAGGTGTATCGATAACGTTTACCTGATATTTGTTACCGCGGTAAGGCCAGAAAACAGTAGTAGCTGCAGACGTGATGGTTATCCCACGTTCAGCTTCCTGTACCATCCAGTCCATGGTTGATGCACCTTCGTGAACCTCACCAATCTTGTGGTTTACCCCAGCATAATAAAGAATACGCTCTGTTGTTGTGGTTTTACCCGCATCAATGTGAGCTGCAATTCCAATATTTCTTGTAAATTTTAAATCTCTTGACATTTTATGATTCTAGTATGATTTAGAAACGGAAATGAGAGAACGCTTTGTTGGCTTCAGCCATTTTATGCGTATCTTCTTTTTTCTTAACTGCTGCACCTTCACCTTTAGCTGCTGAAACAATTTCACCTGCTAATTTCTCTTTCATTGTTTTTTCACCACGTTTGCGAGCATATGAAATTAACCATTTCATACCTAAAGCAATCTTACGGTCAGGTCTAACCTCTGTAGGTACCTGGAAGTTAGCACCACCAACACGGCGAGACTTAACCTCTACTGCAGGCATTACATTGGTTAAAGCACGTTTCCATACTTCTAATCCGTTCTCGCCTGCTTTTTTCTCTGCCAATTCTACAGCATCATAAAAAATTGAATAAGCGATAGATTTTTTTCCGTCAAACATCATGTTGTTAACGAAACGGGTCACCTGAACATCGTTAAATTTCGGATCAGGAAGAATGATTCTCTTTTTTGGTTTTGATTTTCTCATTTTTTTGTCCTCCTAATTATTTCTTTTTACCTTTTGTTGGTGCCGCAGCTACTTGTCCTGGTTTAGGACGTTTTGTTCCGTATTTAGAACGACGTTGGTTACGACCAGCAACACCTGAAGTATCTAATGCTCCACGGATGATGTGATAACGTACACCTGGCAAATCTTTAACACGACCACCACGGATCAATACGATCGAGTGCTCCTGTAAGTTGTGACCTTCTCCAGGGATGTAAGCATTAACCTCTTTACCATTGGTTAAACGTACACGCGCTACTTTACGCATTGCTGAGTTTGGTTTTTTAGGGGTAGTGGTATATACACGTGTACATACACCTCTTCGCTGTGGACAGCTGTCCAACGCCGGAGACTTACTCTTGAACTCCAGTGCTACTCTACCTTTTCTAACTAATTGTTGAATGGTTGGCATTGTTCTTTTTTTGTTTTTCTATTTATGTTTAAAAACTTTACCCCTCAATAAGGGACTGCAAAGGTAAGACAATACATTTTATAAATCAAGGGGTTAACAAAAAATTAATCAGCTAAAGTTCAAAACCTTAATTAAATATTTGTCAGAATCGTAGTGGTATACATCTGGAAGCCTAAAAGCAAGTTTAAATACCATTGAGAACTGTTTTATAGGTGTATACAGCTAGCCAACAGGTAGGAGACACCGATGAAACAGGTAAAAAACACAGATCGTTAGTTATCCATTTAAGGCGTAAAAATAAATCCAAACCCTACAAAATCCGCCTCTGTCTGATGAATATATATTTTAGCCTGAATGGCAGCCCAATCCAGCACATTATATTTCAAACCAGGCGTCCAGTAAGTTTTGTTCTTCATTAAACTATTATAATGAAGGTAATATCCATATTTCACCATTAACCCTAACCTACCCATCCACAAATCGGGGCCAACCGCTACGCCAACTCTCCACCTATCAAATGAACTGGCTTTAGATTGAAAGGTTTCGGTATTCCTTAAGGGATCATAAATTGTATGATAGTATACTGCATCTACTCCGGCTCCAAAGCCCAAAACCGTATTCAAACGATAATTATACCCTGCATACAGGCCTGTCTTATACAACCCTTCTTTAGTACGGTAAACACCCCGGCGCCCAATATTAACACCAAAATCTACACTGTGTTTTTTATAATTCATTGGTTTTCTCCACACTGAGGTATCCACTGCCGAATTGGTTTTTAACGACTGTACAATCCCTAAACTCAAGCTGCTCACATTCATCCCGTTATTGGGCACCCGTGCCCCTCCATTTGAAAAATGCAATACGTCCAAGCCTGCTGATAGTTTTGTAGAGGGGCTAATTTTAGTAGCAACTTTTAATGCTATGCGAGAAGAAAAATTAAGATGGCTTCCTACCAATACATTTTCATTCGTAAACCAGGTCTCCCCCAGATACCCCATTCCTAATCCGGGCGTAACAAACACTTCCGTTTTTTTTGTCTTCAGCAACGAAAAGTTAAGCGCAGCAATCAAAGCATAAGAATCTCCAAACCGATGAGGTCTTGGATCAGACAGCATTACAATGTTGCTCATATTCTTATAATTAAACACCAGATCCAGACTCTCCAAATTCAACACTTTCATCCATGGCCTGGGATGGGCGACGGTACTCATATGATAAATAAGCTCACCACCATAAGCCGTTCCCGTTAGTTTTTGTTCTGCAGTAAACACCCCCAAAGAAACCTGCGGCGAAAACTCCAGACTATTTCTGACGTCTTTTTCCTGCGCCCGAAGATCAGCTGCAGATATAAACAGAATTAAAAATAAAAGAAAATGGTAAAAACTAACAGGGCTCGGAGCGTTCATTTTGAAACGGGTTGGCTTGATCATTAATATTTAATGGAATGTGTTCAGGTATAATTTCTCCACCTTTTTACGAGCCCAATCCGTTTTTCTCAAAAACTTCAGGCTCGAATTCATAGTTGGATTATTATTAAAGCATGCGATACGTACCAGCTGTCCCAATTCTTCCCAACCATAATGCCACACCAGCTGCTTCAATATAAATTCAAGTGTTTTACCATGTAACGGATTGTTTTCCTGTTCTCGTACTGCCATGCTGCAAAAATAATAAGAATAACTAGATTTGCATACTTAGAAAACAACCCCACAGATATGGATTTAAAATTAGGTGATTTTGTTCGTTTTGTTGACGAAAACATAGAAGGGTACATTACCCGTATTATTGATAAAGATACTATTGGCGTAACCGATTCAAATGATTTTGAAATCCCTGTTCTGGCCTCAAAAGTAACGCTGGTCCACGGTGATGTTCATGACAATGACATCGTAACCATCAAACCAAATGTAGCAGTCCCGGAAGCCGAGTTTAAAAAAGAAGGCATCTATCTTGCACTTGTTACCGATCAGCATAGCAATTCGGTAGCGCATTTTTATCTCATTAACGAAAGCTCCTATCAATTATTGGCCAGCCTCACTACCGAAAAGCAGGATACATTTAAAGGAGAATTTTCAGGTACCGTTGCTGCCAATACCACCACCAAAATCTACTCAGCTCAACTTGGTGACATTCAGATCTGGCCCAAATTCAGATTGGAAATCCTGACCAATACCAAAACAAATGTCGAACCAAAAAAACCAATTGTTTTTCACAAAAATATCAAAGGGAAAGACCTGTCTGTGGCCAAAGAAGAAATCACACTACTTAAACAAAAAGGCTGGCTGATTCAACTAGAGGAACCGGAAGCGATCGCGGATCTTGAAAAACTGAAAGCCCGATTTCAAGGTCAAAAATAACCATTCTCTTCTTCGGCTGCATAACTGCGCTGAAGAAGCGTAAAGACGCTATGCCGCTTCAGAGAAGGTTTAAAGCAAGATGCAGACCCCATCTTTTGCTTCATGCCGGCTTCAAAATCCTATGTTTTGCTTTACCCAGGATACGAAAAACACCTTTATTCAAATAAAACATAGCAACAGCTCTCTATTCCCGACGGGGTAGTTAAAACTTTCTACATGACCGCCCCGCTTAAAGAAAAATCCAGTTTCTCAGAGGGGCATAGAAATAATTTGCCCTCCTTCAGGGCAAATTGTTTCAGCCTCCGAAGAGAATACTTAATTTTTTTCCCATGAATTATTACTATCATCCACATCAGGCAAAACATGTTTAGGGTCTAAAACAACCGAAGTTACCTCCTCACTTGTCGGATAAAAAACGGTCCAGGTTTTATTCCTCATCCATACATCCACAGGGATTTTAATCATATCAGTTTTGCCATTTTTTGTTTTAAACTCCAGAATAATTGGCATCGGCATTTTCTCCATATTGGCAACAACAATATTATAACCGGTTATTGTTCCATTATCTTTAACCTCTTTTACTGCAGCAATAGCCTGATCCATTTTCCAGTTTTCTAAAAACCAGCCTCGCCAAAACCAGGAAAGATCTTCACCCGCAGCGTTTTCCATAGAACGGAAAAAATCAAAAGGAGTAGGATGTTTATACGCCCATTGCGCTATATAGTTTCTAAACGCGTAATCAAACCTATCAGCGCCCAGTATTTCATTTCTTAAAATATCTAATCCCCAACCTGGTTTATAGTATAAATTAATCCCAATGTTTGCCTCCTTCATGGCATCCGGGCTCAGCATAATATATTCCAGTTCCTGTTGTGCGGTGCGTTTGGCAATGATGTGCATATCATTTGGCAACTCTTTATACTCGCCATTGTTAAATGCGGCCGATGATAAGCCATTAATAAAAGTATTAAACCCTTCATCCATCCATCCAAACTTACGTTCATTGCTTCCCACAATCATCGGGAACCAGGTATGCCCAAACTCATGATCAATCACCCCCCATGCCGATGCTCCTTTTGCATTCCAACCACAAAATACAATTCCCGGATATTCCATCCCACTTACATTACAGGCCACATTCACCGCCATAGGATAAGGATATTCAAACCATTTATTAGAATAATGTTCAACCGACGCTTTTACATACTCTACTCCTCTGCCATAACTATCTTTATCATTGCTTTCAATAGGATGTGCCGAAACAGCCATGGCTTTTTTCCCACTTGGCAGATTGATGCGTGCAGCATCAAGCACAAAAGCTTTCGACGAGGCCCATGCTACGTCGCGTGTATCTTTAATCCTGAATTTCCAGGTAAGCTTTTCCTTTGCCGGCCTCGATTTAGGATCTGTTACTTCTGTTGCTGAACGAACAGCGATTGTTTTATCGCTTTCTTTGGCAGCGTTCCATCGTTGCAATTGCTGCGCGGTAAACACTTCCTGCGGGTTCAACAATTCACCCGAGCCCATCACGATATGACTGGCTGGTGCAGTTACCGAAAAGTCTATGTCGCCATATTCGCAATAAAACTCTCCCGCTCCCCAGTAAGGCAATGTATTCCAACCCAATACATCATCATAAACACTCATCCTGGGAAACCATTGAGCAATAGTAAATATCTCTCCATTTTTGGTGGCCAGATGCCCCATCCTGTCCGAACCATTTACCGGCACTACAAAAGAAAAATTCATCTTAACAACTACCACATCACCATTAGCTTCCATAGGCACAGCCAAACGAATCTGCATTCGGGTATCCTCAGTCAAAGTAGTAAACTTTACCGGTTTCAGCTTTTGTGATACCGTGATCCCATCTATCTTATAACCACCCTCCAGACTTTCTCCCCTGGAGCCGTACCGACTTCCTAAAGGAATCAGTGCATTCCCTCTGGAATTACCCGAAAACAAGTTCTGATCCAACTGCAACCATAAAAAAGGGAGCCTATCGGGGCTATTATTTTTATAGGTAATTGTAACTGTTCCCGATACTGTATTTTTCGCTTCGTCCAGGTTGGCAACAATATGATAATCGGCACGGTTTTGCCAATATTTAGGCCCCGGAGCACCACTGGCCGAACGGTATTCATTACCATTTTGCGTATAAAACAACGGGCTAAATGCTGCGTGCGGATCGTAATTAGTTACCAGAGGTGTCGTTTGCTGGGCCAAACCTGTTATACACCATAAGCATAGTAAGGCCCATAATGAAGTTAATTTATGAATCATATTAATGGTTAGTTACAATTTATAAAGGTATAAAATCAAGAGCGGTCGGCCTGTATTGTAACAGTTTTATTAGTTGGCCTTTAAGACAGGCATAGAAGATATTTTCCTTTCTTCGGGCGACAGCTTTAACCAGGCATGGTAAGATTTGACCGTATAATAGGCATAATTAAATGGTCTTTCACTTTTCACCAGCTCTTCCGGCGGCCTGTAAAGCGACATAAAATTTCTCAGGTCATCGCCTTTAAGTTTAACCAGATCCGACACATACTCCGCAGTAAAAATGGCATTGATCTCTGCCTGATATTTATCGCGTTCTTCGAGCAACCTGATCTTTTCCTGTTGTCGCTTATATTTGCCATAGCCTAAGTTAAACAATAACCCACCTGCACGGTCATTATTACCCTTGCCGTTCAATCCATCAGGAGAAATGCGGGCATAAGGCCTGGCCAAAGGATCAGCAGCTAAAATGGAAGGGTTAACCTTTGCGCTCACAATCTCAACCTCCCTTAATGTTGTTGTATTTCCCGGAAGAAATATGATTTTAGACTCCAGGTTTATCAAAAACAACGTATCGGTATGGTACCCTACCGACGAAAATTCTATCAAGTCGCCCACTTTCGCCGGAATGCTAAATTGTCCAGCCGCTTTCGTCAGCACTACCGACTTGCTCGTCAGGTTTTTTACTTTAACATTTTGTAAGGGGAAGGTTCTATTGTCAAAATCATACACAGTTCCCGAAACGGCAGTTTGGGCCACCAATTTAAACGGAGCAACAATAATCAGAAGCAAAAAAAGATTTTTAAGCATATGTCTAAGATAGGGCAGTTGCCGTTTAAAACTAAATCATTTAACAAACTTTAACAAGGAAAGTTTCTTACTGACTACTTCAGTATGGCAGCATACTGATCTTCATTAAAACTGATCAGCACAGGCTTACCTTCAACTTCAACAATCGGACGTTTTATTGCGCTGGTGTTTTGGAGCAACAACGCTACAGCACTTTTCTGATCTTTAACACTCGACTGTACCTCGGGACTTAAATTCCTCCAGGTGGTCCCTTTTTTGTTTAAAACGAGCTCCCACCCAAAAACTTCACACCACTCATTAAGCTTTGCGGCTGTAATGCCTTTCTTTTTAAAATCATGAAATTCAGGATTAAAACCATTCTCTTCCAGCCAAACCCTGGCTTTTTTTACAGTATTGCAATTGGGTATTCCGTATACGATCATGTTCACAAAATTATAATTTAATTCGTCACTTTTTTAACGGGTTTCATCACATTTTAATTTTTCGGAGTAATAGTGTTTGTACTATTGTGTAATTATACGGTTTAACAAAAAATTAATCCCATTATACAATGAATCCAAAAGAAATAGCAAAACTTGAATTGTGGATCGTTTCCGGCTGTATCGTCATTGCATTTATCTTCTCCCTGATTGAAAGGGTATTCCTGCCAATAAATTCTATGGTGACTCAGGGCACAACCATAGCCGGCGTTAGTCCTTCCAATCTCACCATCTTTGCAGAACTTTTTGTGCCCATTCTTTTCAACTACCTGATCATTTACATTTGCTATTTGTTTCTCTCCTTTCATGTTGCCCCCGAACTGAATAAAGACGAAGGCCGACCCGCAAAAAGTGTTGCATTGGTATTCTTACTCATTGCAGCTGCCATACTGATAGATATTGTCAACATCTATTGGGCCATCCTGCTATCCCTTAAACTGCTTTTTATTTTGTTTACCTGCAAACGGTCAAACAAAGCTAATAGCTTTTATATTGAAGCCGGCTTTCTCACCTGCATATGGATTCTCAGTATATCTACAGTAGCTTTCTTATCCTTTAATAACCTTATAAAAACATATTTTGTCCTCGTTGTACCCATCGCAATACTCATGTACCTGTATTCGGTTTATCACCTTATTCCCAGATTGGCGAACAAAAAATGGCAACGAACCAATTATTTTTTCACCATATTCCTCTTCGCAGTTATCACCAGCTTATTGCTTTCCGGTCTTTTTGGACTGGTGCTATCTCCAAGTTACACTTACTATAGCTCCCTCTCCGTGCCCACCTTTAGCTCTATGTCTGTCAAACAGCTATATTCCACGGCAAGGGAAAAAGAATTTCTACTGACTGTTGCATTCGGAAATTTCTTCACACAAACCTTACTGGTCGTACCGCTTTCATGGAGGATATGTAAAGGACGTAATTCAAAAAAACTGGAGGAAATTCAAACACTCAAAACAGAACTCGGCAAATCCGATGCAAATCTCAATTTTCTGAAATCACAAATCAATCCACATTTCTTGTTCAACGCTTTAAATACGCTGTATGGAACCGCATTACAGGAAAAGGCCGAACGTACAGGAGAAGGAATTCAAAAACTAGGGGATATGATGCGTTTTATGCTGCAGGAAAACATAGAAGATAAAATTATGCTTTCAAAAGACGTAGATTATTTAAACAACTATATCGCCCTGCAAAAATTAAGAACCTCTGTTTCTGCTGATATAACTATAGAAACTCAAATCGAAGAGCAATTAAACAATCTGCTTATAGCTCCTATGCTCCTCATCCCCTTCGTCGAAAATGCCTTTAAACACGGTATCAGCTTAAATGCTCCTTCTCACATAAAAATCACACTGCAAACAAGTGGTCAAATCTTATATTTTGATGTACACAATAGCATTCATCATAAAAAAGACAGTGATCCCGAAAAGCTACAAGGTGGAATAGGCCTGCAAAACGTACAACAAAGACTAATGCTGATATATCCTGATAAGCATGAACTGATCATCAGGGAAAATGCGAAAGAATTTTTTATACATCTTACATTACAGCTTAACGGAAATGAGTAATTTTAAAAAATGATCACAATAGCCATAGATGATGAACCCATAGCGCTGGATGTAGTCAAATCACATGCTGCTAAAGTACCTTTTATTGAATTAGTACAGACCTTCACCAATGCCTTTGATGCCATCACCTTCCTTCAAAAAAATAAGACCGACCTTATTTTCCTGGATATAAAAATGCCCGACATCAGCGGTATCGATTTTTTAAATAGCCTGAGTAACCCACCAATGGTGATCTTTACAACAGCCTATTCCGAACATGCGGTAAGAAGTTTTGAACTCGATGCTATTGATTATTTATTGAAACCCTTTTCGCTGCCCAGGTTTTTAAAAGCCTGCAATAAAGCTCAGGAACTGTACACCCTCAGAAACCAGCCTCAAAGTACAG
Encoded proteins:
- the fusA gene encoding elongation factor G, encoding MSRDLKFTRNIGIAAHIDAGKTTTTERILYYAGVNHKIGEVHEGASTMDWMVQEAERGITITSAATTVFWPYRGNKYQVNVIDTPGHVDFTVEVNRSLRVLDGLVFLFSAVDGVEPQSETNWRLANNYAVPRIGFVNKMDRSGADFLKVVKQVKDMLGSHAVPLQLPIGAEDSFKGVVDLINNRGIVWNEHDKGMTFTEVPIPDDMLDEVAQWRENLLEAVADYDESLMEKFFDDPNSITEREILDALRKATLDAKIVPMVCGSSFKNKGVQTMLDLVMELLPSPMDVDGITGTNPDTGAEVVRKPDVNEPFSALAFKIATDPFVGRLCFIRVYSGNLEAGSYVYNARSENKERISRIFQMHANKQNPIPNVGAGDIAAVVGFKDIKTGDTLCDEKNPIILESMNFPDPVIGLAIEPKTQADVDKLGIALGKLAEEDPTFRVQTDEETGQTVISGMGELHLDILIDRLKREFKVEVNQGAPQVAYKEAINGTVQHRETYKKQSGGRGKFADIQVVISPIDADFEKGGLQFVNEITGGAIPREFIPSVEKGFAASMANGVLAGYPLPDMKVRLIDGSFHAVDSDALSFELAAKMAYREALPKCSPVLMEPIMKIEILTPEENMGDVIGDMNRRRGQLLGMDTRNGAQVIKATVPLSEMFGYVTQLRTITSGRATSTMEFDHYEPAPRNVQDEVIAKSKGRLKSAE
- the rpsG gene encoding 30S ribosomal protein S7, translating into MRKSKPKKRIILPDPKFNDVQVTRFVNNMMFDGKKSIAYSIFYDAVELAEKKAGENGLEVWKRALTNVMPAVEVKSRRVGGANFQVPTEVRPDRKIALGMKWLISYARKRGEKTMKEKLAGEIVSAAKGEGAAVKKKEDTHKMAEANKAFSHFRF
- the rpsL gene encoding 30S ribosomal protein S12: MPTIQQLVRKGRVALEFKSKSPALDSCPQRRGVCTRVYTTTPKKPNSAMRKVARVRLTNGKEVNAYIPGEGHNLQEHSIVLIRGGRVKDLPGVRYHIIRGALDTSGVAGRNQRRSKYGTKRPKPGQVAAAPTKGKKK
- a CDS encoding acyloxyacyl hydrolase translates to MIKPTRFKMNAPSPVSFYHFLLFLILFISAADLRAQEKDVRNSLEFSPQVSLGVFTAEQKLTGTAYGGELIYHMSTVAHPRPWMKVLNLESLDLVFNYKNMSNIVMLSDPRPHRFGDSYALIAALNFSLLKTKKTEVFVTPGLGMGYLGETWFTNENVLVGSHLNFSSRIALKVATKISPSTKLSAGLDVLHFSNGGARVPNNGMNVSSLSLGIVQSLKTNSAVDTSVWRKPMNYKKHSVDFGVNIGRRGVYRTKEGLYKTGLYAGYNYRLNTVLGFGAGVDAVYYHTIYDPLRNTETFQSKASSFDRWRVGVAVGPDLWMGRLGLMVKYGYYLHYNSLMKNKTYWTPGLKYNVLDWAAIQAKIYIHQTEADFVGFGFIFTP
- a CDS encoding VF530 family DNA-binding protein, yielding MAVREQENNPLHGKTLEFILKQLVWHYGWEELGQLVRIACFNNNPTMNSSLKFLRKTDWARKKVEKLYLNTFH
- a CDS encoding DUF2027 domain-containing protein, whose amino-acid sequence is MDLKLGDFVRFVDENIEGYITRIIDKDTIGVTDSNDFEIPVLASKVTLVHGDVHDNDIVTIKPNVAVPEAEFKKEGIYLALVTDQHSNSVAHFYLINESSYQLLASLTTEKQDTFKGEFSGTVAANTTTKIYSAQLGDIQIWPKFRLEILTNTKTNVEPKKPIVFHKNIKGKDLSVAKEEITLLKQKGWLIQLEEPEAIADLEKLKARFQGQK
- a CDS encoding M1 family metallopeptidase → MIHKLTSLWALLCLWCITGLAQQTTPLVTNYDPHAAFSPLFYTQNGNEYRSASGAPGPKYWQNRADYHIVANLDEAKNTVSGTVTITYKNNSPDRLPFLWLQLDQNLFSGNSRGNALIPLGSRYGSRGESLEGGYKIDGITVSQKLKPVKFTTLTEDTRMQIRLAVPMEANGDVVVVKMNFSFVVPVNGSDRMGHLATKNGEIFTIAQWFPRMSVYDDVLGWNTLPYWGAGEFYCEYGDIDFSVTAPASHIVMGSGELLNPQEVFTAQQLQRWNAAKESDKTIAVRSATEVTDPKSRPAKEKLTWKFRIKDTRDVAWASSKAFVLDAARINLPSGKKAMAVSAHPIESNDKDSYGRGVEYVKASVEHYSNKWFEYPYPMAVNVACNVSGMEYPGIVFCGWNAKGASAWGVIDHEFGHTWFPMIVGSNERKFGWMDEGFNTFINGLSSAAFNNGEYKELPNDMHIIAKRTAQQELEYIMLSPDAMKEANIGINLYYKPGWGLDILRNEILGADRFDYAFRNYIAQWAYKHPTPFDFFRSMENAAGEDLSWFWRGWFLENWKMDQAIAAVKEVKDNGTITGYNIVVANMEKMPMPIILEFKTKNGKTDMIKIPVDVWMRNKTWTVFYPTSEEVTSVVLDPKHVLPDVDDSNNSWEKN
- a CDS encoding carboxypeptidase-like regulatory domain-containing protein; this translates as MLKNLFLLLIIVAPFKLVAQTAVSGTVYDFDNRTFPLQNVKVKNLTSKSVVLTKAAGQFSIPAKVGDLIEFSSVGYHTDTLFLINLESKIIFLPGNTTTLREVEIVSAKVNPSILAADPLARPYARISPDGLNGKGNNDRAGGLLFNLGYGKYKRQQEKIRLLEERDKYQAEINAIFTAEYVSDLVKLKGDDLRNFMSLYRPPEELVKSERPFNYAYYTVKSYHAWLKLSPEERKISSMPVLKAN
- a CDS encoding arsenate reductase, with the protein product MIVYGIPNCNTVKKARVWLEENGFNPEFHDFKKKGITAAKLNEWCEVFGWELVLNKKGTTWRNLSPEVQSSVKDQKSAVALLLQNTSAIKRPIVEVEGKPVLISFNEDQYAAILK
- a CDS encoding sensor histidine kinase — translated: MNPKEIAKLELWIVSGCIVIAFIFSLIERVFLPINSMVTQGTTIAGVSPSNLTIFAELFVPILFNYLIIYICYLFLSFHVAPELNKDEGRPAKSVALVFLLIAAAILIDIVNIYWAILLSLKLLFILFTCKRSNKANSFYIEAGFLTCIWILSISTVAFLSFNNLIKTYFVLVVPIAILMYLYSVYHLIPRLANKKWQRTNYFFTIFLFAVITSLLLSGLFGLVLSPSYTYYSSLSVPTFSSMSVKQLYSTAREKEFLLTVAFGNFFTQTLLVVPLSWRICKGRNSKKLEEIQTLKTELGKSDANLNFLKSQINPHFLFNALNTLYGTALQEKAERTGEGIQKLGDMMRFMLQENIEDKIMLSKDVDYLNNYIALQKLRTSVSADITIETQIEEQLNNLLIAPMLLIPFVENAFKHGISLNAPSHIKITLQTSGQILYFDVHNSIHHKKDSDPEKLQGGIGLQNVQQRLMLIYPDKHELIIRENAKEFFIHLTLQLNGNE
- a CDS encoding LytTR family DNA-binding domain-containing protein — protein: MITIAIDDEPIALDVVKSHAAKVPFIELVQTFTNAFDAITFLQKNKTDLIFLDIKMPDISGIDFLNSLSNPPMVIFTTAYSEHAVRSFELDAIDYLLKPFSLPRFLKACNKAQELYTLRNQPQSTDQTPYIFIKDGYEQVKILLNDILYIEASGNYTQIHLNNNRLLSTRVPLNEMLQLLTPNKFIRIHRAFIVAKAKITRFDRNQVWIEGLSIPIGATFLQSLQELS